In one Drosophila albomicans strain 15112-1751.03 chromosome X, ASM965048v2, whole genome shotgun sequence genomic region, the following are encoded:
- the LOC117574349 gene encoding plasminogen receptor (KT) yields MGATASCKKSTGPGYSDGDDAVYRKCQELKMERWIQMHYQIKQREQALAIAQHRELFYWLSGFYLSALYGCASYYQRVKRASALAPLLPLTFVMGYYTDWAYGSKLHRIQAEANMIMEHEEELLHWPGGLPTVSSIDEARVEVEMEKKMHPHHM; encoded by the exons atggGCGCCACGGCCTCGTGTAAGAAATCCACAGGCCCAGGCTATTCCGATGGTGACGATGCTGTCTACCGCAAATGCCAAGAGCTAAAG ATGGAACGCTGGATACAAATGCACTACCAGATCAAGCAGCGGGAACAGGCGCTGGCCATTGCCCAGCATAGGGAGCTCTTCTACTGGCTGAGTGGCTTCTACTTAAGCGCCTTATACGGCTGTGCCAGCTACTACCAACGGGTGAAACGAGCCTCAGCATTGGCGCCTCTGCTGCCGCTTACCTTTGTGATGGGCTACTACACTGACTGGGCTTATGGCAGTAAGCTACATCGCATTCAGG CTGAAGCAAATATGATAATGGAACATGAAGAAGAATTGCTGCATTGGCCAGGTGGACTTCCCACTGTCTCTAGCATTGATGAAGCTCGCGTTGAAGTTGAGATGGAAAAGAAGATGCATCCGCATCACATGTAG